In Syntrophobacterales bacterium, the sequence TTGCGATTTAAATGAACGAACATGGTCAAATTCTCCGTAGTGTTATAGTGTTAATCAACGTAAAGATGGATATGGTCGCGATGACCTCCTACCACCCAATGTTGCCCGTGTTTCTTGGTGAACGAAGGTCCGAAATTCTCGCGACGAAAAGTGTACCCTTCAAATCCTTCCTAGATATTATCAACAAAAGCATGAACGGATGGATTTGAGTTATACCTACCTATAATGTGATTGCTATTGAAACGGAAAATATCAATTGCTTTTTGTTACGTTGCATATGCCGACTTGGCATAGTGTGTGAATCGTAAGCAGAGCTGATATAGATGTGGCGCAAAACATGACCCTGCGCAATATTCGGGCGAATATGAGACGAAGAGCTTCAATGACGCGCCAATCAAACATCATTGACGACATTAGGGGCAAATTCGATTTGGACACCATTGATATTGGTAGGGACAGAAGACATTACATTGTCCTCCAGAAGATGTTCATTTAAATATGCTCGTATCACATATTACTGTTATAGAGCTGTCAATCATCATTTTGCGGTGTATTCACAGGTCGGCTATCGCCTTCAATGTGACAAAATTTCAAACGGAGACACTAACCTGAAATTCAAAAGACTTCTCTTGGTTGATATTATCCATTCTCTCTGTACCATCGGTTTCTTCAGATAGCCAGTTTGATGCTCTCCGGTTTGACCATATTTTGTTTGTCAACGTATATTTTTTTCGGTTCAAATGAGGAAAGCTCATTCTCGTTATAATTTCCGTAAGCAACGATAATAATTATATCTCCCTTTTTTCCCTTGTGTGCAGCAGCGCCATTTATGCAAATAACCCCAGAGTTCTTTTCTCCTTTTATCGCATATGTGGTAAACCGTTCACCGTTCGTGACATTGTAAATATCTACTTGTTCATAAGGAAGGATATTTGCCTTTAACAAAAGGTCCTCGTCAATGGTTATGCTGCCTTCGTACTCCAAGTTGCTCTCTGTGACCGTTGCTCTGTGGATTTTGGACTTCATCATCCTTCGCTCCATGTTAAGCCTCCATCAAATTTATGTTATCAATAAGTCTTGTTTTGCCCACGCGACAGGCAATTGCAAGAAGGGCTTTGCTTTCTATCTTGTCCAGTTCCCTAAGTGTGTCGGCATCGGAAAAACTTACATATTCTATGTCGACCCCATCTCCGGAAC encodes:
- a CDS encoding aspartate 1-decarboxylase codes for the protein MERRMMKSKIHRATVTESNLEYEGSITIDEDLLLKANILPYEQVDIYNVTNGERFTTYAIKGEKNSGVICINGAAAHKGKKGDIIIIVAYGNYNENELSSFEPKKIYVDKQNMVKPESIKLAI